DNA from Arthrobacter sp. PvP023:
AGTTGTTCCGGATGTGCGCCGTCCGGGCCGCGGGGTCCACGGAGACCAGTTCGCTGTTGAGCCGCAGCTCAATGCCGTATTCGGCCACCTTCCGGTCCAGCTCCTCATCAACGCCCGGCACGCCGAATACGGTGGGGTAGGGCTGGACCATCACCACGCGGATGTCGTCCAGGACCCCCTGCTCCCGCCAGTAGTCGCAGGCCAGGTACATGGGTTTTTGCGCGGCACCTCCGCATTTGATGGGCCCGGCCGGCATGGTGAATACTGCGGTGCCGGACTTCAAGGTGCTGAGCAGGGTCCAGGCCTTCGGCGCCAGCTCGAACTCGTAATGGGAAGCGCCCTGCGGCGAGTGGACTGCCTCGGCCAGCCCGGGAATCCGGTCCCAGTCCAGTTGGAGGCCGGGGCAGACCACCAGCTGTCCGTAGGTGATCTTGCGGCCGGAGGCCAGCGTGACAGTGTTCGCGGCGGCGTCGATGCTGGCGGCGGCGTCGTGCAGCCAGGTCACTCCGCGCGGCGTGACGGAAGCCTGAGGCCGGATGGCTTCGGAGGCCATGGCCCGGCCGCCGGCGATGTGGGAGAACAGCGGCTGGTAGAGGTGGTGGTCTTTGGGTTCGGCCACGGCAACGTCCTTGACGCCGTAACGGTGCAGGCGCGCCGCCAGGGAGATTCCGGCGTTTCCGCCGCCAATGATCAGGATGTCGTGGTGTTCGCGGGCGGGCACGGCCCTAGCCCTTCTCGGTCAGGGCGGACGCCTTGTGGGCCGCGCGTGCACCGGTCTTGGCGGACTCCACCACGTACTGGGGCTCCTCTTCGCTGGCCCGGTGCTTGTTTCCGTCCAGCTCGAAGTCGCTGGTCTTCTTCTCCACGATCTTCCCGTGGGTGGGCCCCTGGGGCGTGTTCCACTCCACGGACGTTCCCTTGCGCAGCGCCATATTTGCTCCTTCGGTGTGACCTAGACCGTTGAACCCTCGACTGGAAACGGGGTGCACCCAATAGTAAGCATGATTAGTTTCCTGGGGTCGCCGGCGGCGGTCACGGGCTGGGGCAACCGGAGACCCCAGGCCTCTGGTCTGAGCAGTTGCGCAGGCGTACAGTCCCTGCATGGCGAACGATCCTGTTGACACGAATCCGGAGAATTACCGGGTGGCTTTCGAAAACGAGCGGGTCCGCGTGCTCGAGTACACGGACGTGCCCGGGCATAAGACCACGGAGCACAGCCATCCCGACAGCGTGATGATTACGCTTAGTGCTTTCCGCCGTCGTATTTCCTCAAACGGTAATTCCGTGGAAGTGGAACTGCCGCCCGGGGCGGTCCGCTGGCTGCCCGCGCAGGATCATTCCGGAGAAAACATCGGGGAAACCGAAACTCACACGTTTTTTGTTGAGCTCAAGGGTGCTGCCCGGCCCGCGGACAGTCAGGCTCCCCAACCGCTCGGACCCGGCGGTTCATAGACCTTGCCGTTCAGTGCGATCCCTGGGATCTGCAGGAGGGTACGCTCAATCCATGCCGGACATCAGACTGCCCATCCGTACTGACCGACTGGTCCTGCGCCGCTTTGAAGCCGCGGACCTCGATGCCTTCCATGCCTACCGCTCACTGCCCGGCACCGCACGGTTCCTGCCCGGGGATGCAAAGACCTACACGCAGTGCATGGAAAGGGTGGGGAAGTACGCCAACTTTGTCTTCGACAAGGAGGGCGACTGGGTGGCGCTGGCCATCGAAGCCGCGGACTCGCCTGGCCTGATTGGCGAGGTGGTGCTCAAGTGGCTGCCGGGCTTCGGGCAGGCCGAGGTGGGCTGGAGCCTGGCGCCCGACGCGCGCGGCCACGGCTACGCCACCGAAGCGGCAGAGGCGGTGCTCAAGCTCGGCTTTGAGGGCCTGAACTTCCACCGGATCGACGCCAAGCTGGATGCACTGAACACGGCTTCGGCTGCCATCTGCGAGCGGCTGGGCATGCGCCTCGAGGCCAAGCACGTGGACAAGTGGCGGTACAAGGGCGAATGGGCCACGGAAGTTGTCTACGCCATGCTCCGTGACGAATGGGCCGCGCGGTAAGAATGTCAATCTGATGTGGGCTCCAGGCCTTGGGGCTGCAGTCCCCTCGGTGCCCGGTAGCACAGGCAAACCCCCAAGGGTCTTGTATTTACGTCAACGCGTAATTAGGCTCGTGCGCAAATGGACGAACTGAGTAGGGTCTTCTTTGCCTTGGCGGATCCGACTCGTCGTGCTTTGCTGGCGCAATTGCAGCAGGGCGACGCGACGGTTACCGAACTAGCCGCCCCGCACTCAATCAGCGTGCCCTCCGTATCACGCCACCTGAAAGTGCTCGAGCAGGCCGGGCTGATCACTAAATCCAGATCTGCCCAGTGGAGGAACTGCCGTCTCCAGCCTGCGCCCCTTCAGCAGGTTGAGGAATGGATGCGCCCGTACCGCGACTTCTTGGGCACGCGATTGGAGCGCCTGGGCGCTCAGCTCGCCATGACACCCGATCGACCCGATGAGCTCACAGAACCGGAGGACAGATGATGACCGACTACCCGACGCAGGATCGAAGCTTCACCCTGACCCGCATTTTGGCCGCCTCGCGGCATGCCGTGTTCACAGCGTGGACCGACCCTGAGCACCTGGCCTGGTTCTACAACCCGGACATGCCCACGCCGGCCACGGCCATTGAGGTGGACCTTCGCGTTGGGGGAACGTGGAAGCAGCAGATGATCGTCGATGAAGACCTCAGCTACCCCACTGGGGGAGTTTACCTGGAGATCGTTCCCGACGAACGACTCGTCTTCCGCTGGGGAGCAGCCGGAGGCTGGCCCGAACTCGACGGCGAGAACGAACTGACCGCTCCTGTTGTCACGGTGCAGCTGAACGACTTGGGCACGGAGACGGAGCTCGTTCTCACTGTTCAGTTCTCTGAGCATCTCGACATCGAAGAGGTGCAAAAGCTCATGCTGGGAGGCACTCAGGAGGGCTGGGGCGCTACCATCGACCGGGTCAAGGACAGCACCGCCATGACCACAGGGACCAATGGGCGCATGGCCGGGCCCCAGATCTATGTCTTCTTTCCGGGAACGGCGCGGGAAGCCTTGAACTTTTACGCTGATGTCTTCGGCGGTGAGCTTTCCCTGCACACGTACGAGAACTTTGGCAGGAGCGACGGCCCACCAGAAGCCGTAGCTCATGGAGTGCTCAACGGCGTCGTTGCCCTGGCAGGATCGGACGCAGCCGAAGGCCAAACAACGGTCCGGCTCGAAGGCATGATGCTCTCGCTGCTGGGAACCGCCGAACCGGCAGTCCTCCATGAGTGGTTCGATAAACTCTCCGTCGGCGGGTCCGTGCTCGATCCACTCTCGCCCAAGCCCTGGGGCGCCTTCGACGGCCAGGTCATTGATCGTCATGGACTTCACTGGCTTGTCGGATACGAGCCTGCGGCATGAGCGACGTCCAATTGCTTGCTCAGCTGGCGGGTGAGCGAAGACATGTTCTTCGAACAGTCGACGGCCTCGAGAACTATGCGATGCAACGAGCTTTGGTTCCCTCAGGCTGGACAATGACCCAGCTTCTCAACCACCTGGCCTTCGACGACGAGATGTTCTGGATATCGGCCGTTCTCGGCGGCGATGACAGAGCGATTGCCGAACTTCGCAACGGTTGGGCTTCCGAACCGATGACCGGTTCCGAGGCCATCAACATCTACAAGCGTGAAATCGCTCGAAGTGATGAAGTCCTTGCGGAGATCGATTTGGATGCCCCTCCCCGGTGGTGGCCTCCAACCAGCGTGTTCGACGCACCACCGATGTCCGACGGGCGTGAGGTCCTGTTTCGCGTGCTCGCTGAAACGTCCGTCCACGCGGGCCACCTCGACATCGTCCGGGAGCTAATCGACGGACACCAGAACCTCGTAGTGGGCTAATTCGGATTTTTGGGCGGCTCGCGCGGCAACCCACGCTTAACCGCCCGTCGACGTAGGCGCAGGAGTCGCGGGGGCCGATTCCGTCGGGCCGACCGTTGGTGCGACGGTCGGTTCCGCCGTGGGAGCGGGGTTCTCCGTGGCCGCACCTCCGGTGACGGGGGTGGTGGGAGTCGGATCCGCCGTCGTCGTTCCTGCGGGGACCGTTGGCGTCGTGGCGCCGGGAGAGGGCGCCTGGCTGGATCCGGGCGTCGGGGTAGCCGTGGTGCCCGGCGTGGGTGAAGTCCTGGTGGCGCTCGGGTCGTTCTGGACGATGTCCATGACCTGCGCCTTGAACGCGTTGAGGCGTTCCTGGATTTCGGACAGCGGAACGTTTTGCAGGTTCCGCCCGAACTCGGCAATCTCGGCCCACAGCGCGTTGAGCCGGTCCATGCCGTCCTCGCTCAGCGGCCCGTCGAGAGTGAGCACCAGCTGGTTGGCCAGCGCGTAAGTGAGGCACCGGACGCAGTTGTAGTTCGCGGCTGCGGAAAGATTCTCCGGAACAATCACGTCCGCCTGGCCCACGATCAGCACCACCTGGAAGCCCACCGCCACCGCAGCGCAATCGGAGCAGCTGGCGAAGGCGTACGCCTCGTTGGTGGTGTCTACCGTGTCGCCGTCCTCGGCCCAGACCAGCGCGAACGCGACGTCGTATGCCACGGTGCCGTCCCGCGTGTTGACCGCCAGCGCCTGGTTGTCGCCCTCGTCGGGCGCGGCAGGCTGGTTGAACGGAAATACCCACGACGGCGGCGCGGCAGCACCGCCGTCGGCAGCCGGGCCGCCGGTGGCAGCAGAATCCGTACGGGGCACCATCACCATGCTCAGTTGTGGCTGTTCCCGTGTGGGCTTTGCTGCGCCCGCGGGCCACAACGCGACAGTCTTCCCGGCCCGGCCTTCCCGAAGCGTCGAGGACGACGACGTGGGGAACACCGCCGTCGTCACGTCGGCCAGGGTGCCGCGCTCGTACGGCTGCACCGGCCGGTACGTGTCTGCTCCGGGCCACCACGCCCAGGCCAGGCCGGCGGTCACAGCGGCGACGGCGGCCATCGCGACCCCGCGCTGGATGGCCTTGCCGCGGGTCTTCTGCCAGAGTCCCGTGGTCAGCTGACGGACCAGGCGCAGCAGGACGTAGAAGATGCCCACCACGGGAAGCGCGACGGCGGCGATCGCCAGGGCGCGCACCGCGGCGCCGGCGATGTCCCCGGCAGCGAGGCTTTCGGTCAGCTGGGACTGCTGTTTCAGCACGCTTGCCCACGCCGTGCCCAGGAGGCGCGGCAGTGAGATCACCATCATGGCCAGGCTGAACAGCAACAACGGTACGGTGACCAGCACCCAGGTGGTTACCACGGCCCGGGCCCATGGCTTGAGCACCTGGGCCTCCGGAGCCGTCCGGCGCCACGGCAGAAGCCCCAACAGGGTCGG
Protein-coding regions in this window:
- a CDS encoding GNAT family N-acetyltransferase; the protein is MPDIRLPIRTDRLVLRRFEAADLDAFHAYRSLPGTARFLPGDAKTYTQCMERVGKYANFVFDKEGDWVALAIEAADSPGLIGEVVLKWLPGFGQAEVGWSLAPDARGHGYATEAAEAVLKLGFEGLNFHRIDAKLDALNTASAAICERLGMRLEAKHVDKWRYKGEWATEVVYAMLRDEWAAR
- a CDS encoding cytoplasmic protein produces the protein MANDPVDTNPENYRVAFENERVRVLEYTDVPGHKTTEHSHPDSVMITLSAFRRRISSNGNSVEVELPPGAVRWLPAQDHSGENIGETETHTFFVELKGAARPADSQAPQPLGPGGS
- a CDS encoding helix-turn-helix transcriptional regulator; the encoded protein is MDELSRVFFALADPTRRALLAQLQQGDATVTELAAPHSISVPSVSRHLKVLEQAGLITKSRSAQWRNCRLQPAPLQQVEEWMRPYRDFLGTRLERLGAQLAMTPDRPDELTEPEDR
- a CDS encoding NAD(P)/FAD-dependent oxidoreductase, with protein sequence MPAREHHDILIIGGGNAGISLAARLHRYGVKDVAVAEPKDHHLYQPLFSHIAGGRAMASEAIRPQASVTPRGVTWLHDAAASIDAAANTVTLASGRKITYGQLVVCPGLQLDWDRIPGLAEAVHSPQGASHYEFELAPKAWTLLSTLKSGTAVFTMPAGPIKCGGAAQKPMYLACDYWREQGVLDDIRVVMVQPYPTVFGVPGVDEELDRKVAEYGIELRLNSELVSVDPAARTAHIRNNSDGGTEELRYDVLNAVPPQSAPDWLKRTDLPAPGDAGGFVQVDPETLQHVRYPNVWSLGDAAGTTNSKCGGALRKQTKVLAKNLVSARKGKPLKEKYNGYAVCPFTASRSTVVFAEFDDQYQPMPTIPRVPTWKESRASWVVDRDVFPQVYWNLILKGRA
- a CDS encoding DUF2945 domain-containing protein; its protein translation is MALRKGTSVEWNTPQGPTHGKIVEKKTSDFELDGNKHRASEEEPQYVVESAKTGARAAHKASALTEKG
- a CDS encoding DUF664 domain-containing protein, with amino-acid sequence MSDVQLLAQLAGERRHVLRTVDGLENYAMQRALVPSGWTMTQLLNHLAFDDEMFWISAVLGGDDRAIAELRNGWASEPMTGSEAINIYKREIARSDEVLAEIDLDAPPRWWPPTSVFDAPPMSDGREVLFRVLAETSVHAGHLDIVRELIDGHQNLVVG
- a CDS encoding VOC family protein, giving the protein MAGPQIYVFFPGTAREALNFYADVFGGELSLHTYENFGRSDGPPEAVAHGVLNGVVALAGSDAAEGQTTVRLEGMMLSLLGTAEPAVLHEWFDKLSVGGSVLDPLSPKPWGAFDGQVIDRHGLHWLVGYEPAA